A stretch of the Brevundimonas sp. MF30-B genome encodes the following:
- a CDS encoding DsbA family oxidoreductase, whose product MTRTLHIDFVSDVVCPWCVVGLGGLETALERLKPEGITAEIAFRPFELNPDMAPEGENIVEHIGRKYGATPEQSAANREMIRARAAEAMPDVDGQPFDMRMGEDSRIWNTFDAHRLLHWAGEQGADAQARLKKALFQAHFTDNRDLTDAGVLTQAAEAAGLDRAEAAEVLASGRHVEAVRAEQAQWRARGISAVPAVVVEGKYLISGGQPASVFEEALRKIASE is encoded by the coding sequence ATGACCCGGACCCTGCATATCGACTTCGTCTCGGACGTGGTCTGCCCCTGGTGCGTGGTGGGGCTGGGCGGGCTGGAGACGGCGCTGGAGCGACTGAAGCCCGAGGGGATCACCGCCGAGATCGCGTTTCGGCCGTTCGAGCTGAACCCCGACATGGCGCCCGAGGGCGAGAACATCGTCGAGCACATCGGCCGCAAATACGGCGCGACGCCGGAACAGTCGGCCGCCAACCGGGAGATGATCCGCGCCCGCGCCGCCGAGGCCATGCCCGACGTCGACGGACAGCCCTTCGACATGCGGATGGGCGAGGACAGCCGGATCTGGAACACCTTCGACGCCCATCGCCTGCTGCACTGGGCGGGCGAACAGGGCGCGGACGCGCAAGCCCGGCTGAAGAAGGCGCTGTTCCAGGCTCACTTCACCGACAACCGCGACCTGACCGACGCCGGCGTGCTGACCCAGGCGGCGGAGGCGGCGGGGCTGGACCGGGCCGAGGCCGCCGAGGTCCTGGCCTCGGGCCGCCATGTCGAAGCGGTGCGCGCCGAACAGGCCCAGTGGCGCGCGCGAGGCATCAGCGCCGTGCCGGCGGTCGTGGTGGAGGGCAAATACCTGATCTCCGGCGGCCAGCCGGCGTCGGTGTTCGAAGAGGCGTTGCGCAAGATCGCCAGCGAATGA
- a CDS encoding AAA family ATPase, with protein sequence MPTLVLLAGPNGAGKTTFINRFLRQRAAAFRFVNPDEVARGLTGEGAARDLAAGRLVLERLDALVLDRADVVLETTLATRAHARRIRAWKAA encoded by the coding sequence ATGCCCACCCTCGTCCTCCTCGCCGGGCCGAACGGTGCCGGGAAGACCACTTTCATCAACCGCTTCCTGCGTCAGCGGGCGGCGGCGTTCCGGTTCGTGAACCCAGACGAGGTGGCGCGCGGTCTGACGGGCGAGGGCGCGGCGCGCGATCTGGCGGCCGGGCGGCTGGTGCTGGAGCGGCTGGACGCTCTGGTTCTGGATCGCGCCGATGTGGTGCTGGAGACGACCCTGGCCACGCGCGCCCATGCCCGCCGCATCCGCGCCTGGAAGGCCGCCTGA
- a CDS encoding ATP-binding protein: MQLPVKALTAQQVGELLEIEESHFVDLKGRAIAPGKLTKAISAFANTSGGELFVGIEEEEGPDGKVRSWNGFTDQEATNGIFQTLQALNPLANNYDAEFLSGEGQAGIVLHLTIHKSQDVVPSADGKIYVRRSAQSLPLQNEEALERLRYDKGVVSFEDEALNIPIDEIANSATVIEFMLDTIPTGEPREWVENQKVVRDGRPTAAGVLLYSDNPQATLPKRSAVKILRYKTKLDAERDFLAFDPITVEGPLYDLIYDSVDQVKNIIEGIEKAGPSGLEKISYPEEALHEILTNAVLHRDYNVAADVQVRIFDNRVEIESPGKLPGHVTPANIKRTQFARNPKIVRLVNKFKNPPNKDVGEGLNTAFEAMDKLRLRNPELVEFDGSFLVVLKHESLASPEQIVMEYLDQEAEITNSTGREITGIKSENSMKQVFYRLRDRGQLEQVKIAGKKPAWRKPVV; this comes from the coding sequence ATGCAACTTCCAGTGAAAGCGCTCACGGCGCAGCAGGTTGGCGAACTCTTGGAAATCGAAGAGTCCCATTTTGTAGACTTGAAGGGACGTGCCATCGCGCCCGGCAAGCTGACCAAAGCGATTTCCGCTTTTGCGAATACGAGCGGAGGAGAGCTCTTCGTTGGGATAGAAGAAGAAGAAGGTCCAGACGGCAAGGTCCGAAGCTGGAACGGTTTCACGGATCAAGAGGCGACGAACGGGATATTCCAAACACTACAAGCTTTGAATCCTCTGGCTAATAACTATGACGCTGAGTTTCTAAGCGGCGAGGGGCAAGCGGGGATTGTTCTTCATCTTACGATTCACAAGAGTCAGGATGTTGTTCCGTCTGCTGATGGAAAGATCTATGTTCGGCGTTCGGCGCAAAGCTTGCCGCTGCAGAATGAAGAGGCGCTTGAACGTCTTCGCTATGACAAGGGAGTTGTCTCTTTCGAGGATGAGGCCTTAAATATACCCATCGACGAGATCGCAAACTCCGCAACCGTGATTGAGTTTATGCTGGACACGATTCCAACCGGCGAGCCTCGTGAATGGGTAGAGAACCAAAAAGTCGTACGTGATGGACGACCGACCGCAGCGGGCGTGCTGCTCTACTCAGACAACCCTCAAGCCACATTGCCGAAGCGGTCCGCAGTAAAAATTCTGCGATACAAGACCAAGCTTGATGCCGAGAGAGATTTTCTCGCCTTTGATCCAATTACAGTTGAGGGGCCTCTCTATGACTTGATCTATGATTCTGTCGATCAAGTTAAGAATATTATTGAAGGAATAGAGAAAGCTGGGCCTTCTGGCCTCGAGAAAATCTCATATCCTGAAGAGGCTTTGCATGAGATACTCACAAATGCCGTCTTGCATAGGGACTATAACGTCGCGGCGGATGTGCAGGTAAGAATTTTTGACAATCGCGTAGAGATTGAGAGTCCCGGAAAACTACCAGGCCACGTCACGCCGGCGAATATTAAGCGTACGCAGTTCGCAAGAAACCCGAAGATTGTTAGACTTGTAAATAAGTTTAAGAACCCACCCAACAAAGACGTGGGTGAGGGTCTCAATACAGCCTTTGAGGCGATGGATAAGCTTCGGCTTCGAAATCCTGAACTAGTCGAGTTTGACGGATCTTTCCTGGTTGTACTGAAGCATGAAAGCCTCGCATCGCCAGAGCAAATTGTTATGGAGTATCTCGATCAAGAAGCCGAAATAACAAATTCCACTGGCCGCGAGATCACTGGTATCAAGTCAGAAAATTCAATGAAGCAAGTGTTCTACCGCTTGAGAGATCGTGGTCAGCTTGAACAGGTAAAAATCGCTGGCAAAAAGCCGGCGTGGCGTAAACCTGTGGTTTGA
- the thiC gene encoding phosphomethylpyrimidine synthase ThiC: MNIQVTPQADLDEAQAASDSLPLSEARKAVAEEHGRIPTGPRAGGRKVYVAGELFPDIRVPFREVAVHPSANEPPVTMYDSSGPYTDPTVAIDIRKGLPKVKSSWQRDRGDIAPVAHPREVKPEDNGHASGRHLAPRFDTSNHQVFKGVPGRPVTQYEYALAGVITPEMEYVAIRENLRREQNAPCIRDGEDFGASIPDFVTPEFVRQEIARGRAIIPHNINHPEVEPMIIGRNFLVKINANIGNSAVLSSVDDEVDKLVWATRWGADNVMDLSTGRNIHNIRDWIIRNSSVPIGTVPIYQALEKVNGVAEDLTWEVYRDTLIEQAEQGVDYFTIHAGVRLPFVPLTANRVTGIVSRGGSIMAKWCLAHHKESFLYEHFEDICDIMRAYDVSFSLGDGLRPGSIADANDEAQFAELRTLGELTKIAWAKGCQVMIEGPGHVPMHKIKANMDEQLKHCHEAPFYTLGPLTTDIAPGYDHITSAIGAAMIGWFGTAMLCYVTPKEHLGLPDRQDVKDGVITYKIAAHAADLAKGHPAARAHDDALSRARFEFRWEDQFNLGLDPETARKYHDETLPKEAHKTAHFCSMCGPKFCSMKISQDIRDAARGQNDAGASLTDAEAGMAEMSAKFRAGGGELEVKV; this comes from the coding sequence ATGAACATCCAAGTCACGCCCCAAGCCGACCTCGACGAGGCTCAAGCAGCGAGCGATAGCCTCCCCTTGAGTGAAGCCCGCAAGGCCGTTGCCGAAGAGCACGGCCGCATCCCCACCGGCCCGCGCGCCGGGGGCCGCAAGGTCTATGTGGCGGGCGAGCTGTTCCCCGACATCCGCGTCCCCTTCCGCGAGGTCGCCGTCCACCCGAGCGCCAATGAGCCGCCGGTGACGATGTACGATTCGTCCGGCCCCTACACCGACCCGACCGTCGCCATCGACATCAGGAAGGGCCTGCCCAAGGTCAAATCCAGCTGGCAGCGCGATCGCGGCGACATCGCCCCCGTCGCCCATCCGCGCGAGGTCAAGCCCGAGGACAACGGCCATGCGTCGGGCCGCCACCTGGCCCCGCGCTTCGACACCTCCAACCATCAGGTCTTCAAGGGCGTTCCCGGCCGCCCGGTCACGCAATACGAATACGCCCTGGCCGGCGTCATCACGCCCGAGATGGAATACGTCGCCATCCGCGAGAACCTGCGCCGAGAGCAGAACGCCCCCTGCATCCGCGACGGCGAGGACTTCGGCGCCTCGATCCCCGACTTCGTGACCCCTGAGTTCGTGCGTCAGGAAATCGCCCGCGGCCGCGCCATCATCCCGCACAACATCAACCACCCCGAAGTCGAGCCGATGATCATCGGCCGCAACTTCCTGGTGAAGATCAACGCCAACATCGGCAACTCGGCCGTCCTCTCCAGCGTCGATGACGAGGTCGACAAACTGGTCTGGGCCACCCGCTGGGGCGCCGACAACGTCATGGACCTGTCGACGGGCCGCAACATCCACAACATCCGCGACTGGATCATCAGGAACTCGTCCGTCCCCATCGGCACCGTGCCCATCTACCAGGCGCTGGAGAAGGTGAACGGCGTCGCCGAGGACCTGACGTGGGAGGTCTATCGCGACACCCTGATCGAACAGGCGGAACAGGGCGTGGACTATTTCACCATCCACGCGGGCGTGCGCCTGCCCTTCGTGCCGCTGACCGCCAACCGCGTGACGGGCATCGTCAGCAGAGGCGGCTCGATCATGGCCAAGTGGTGCCTGGCCCACCACAAGGAGAGCTTCCTCTACGAGCATTTCGAGGACATCTGCGACATCATGCGGGCCTATGATGTCAGCTTCAGCCTGGGCGACGGCCTGCGCCCCGGCTCCATCGCCGACGCCAATGACGAGGCCCAGTTCGCCGAGCTGCGCACCCTGGGCGAACTGACCAAGATCGCCTGGGCCAAGGGCTGCCAGGTCATGATCGAAGGCCCCGGCCACGTGCCGATGCACAAGATCAAGGCCAACATGGACGAGCAGCTGAAGCACTGCCACGAGGCGCCCTTCTATACGCTCGGGCCCCTGACCACCGACATCGCGCCCGGCTATGACCACATCACCTCGGCCATCGGCGCGGCCATGATCGGCTGGTTCGGCACGGCCATGCTCTGCTACGTCACGCCCAAGGAGCACCTGGGCCTGCCCGACCGTCAGGACGTCAAGGACGGCGTCATCACCTACAAGATCGCCGCCCACGCCGCCGACCTGGCCAAGGGCCACCCCGCCGCCCGCGCCCACGACGACGCCCTGTCACGCGCCCGGTTCGAGTTCCGCTGGGAGGATCAGTTCAACCTCGGCCTCGACCCCGAGACGGCGCGCAAATACCACGACGAGACCCTGCCCAAGGAGGCCCACAAGACCGCCCATTTCTGCTCCATGTGCGGCCCCAAATTCTGCAGCATGAAGATCAGCCAGGACATCCGCGACGCCGCGCGCGGCCAGAACGACGCCGGCGCCAGCCTGACCGACGCCGAGGCCGGCATGGCCGAGATGAGCGCGAAGTTCAGGGCTGGCGGCGGGGAGTTGGAGGTGAAGGTGTGA
- a CDS encoding BLUF domain-containing protein, with protein MGLGLERIVYTSRARTAEVGLPMQVDILAASQRNNARDGLTGALLIHDGRFLQVLEGAGQDLDRLLKRLGDDPRHEDIEIIEREPIRQRRFGEWAMASTRVTPALAALLRRTIEGMWTSDETLARLAEAVEPQAA; from the coding sequence ATGGGCCTGGGCCTGGAACGGATCGTCTACACCAGCCGCGCGCGCACGGCCGAGGTCGGCCTGCCGATGCAGGTGGACATTCTGGCGGCGTCCCAGCGCAACAACGCCCGCGACGGCCTGACCGGCGCGCTGCTGATCCACGACGGCCGGTTCCTGCAGGTGCTGGAAGGCGCGGGCCAGGATCTGGACCGGCTGCTGAAGCGCCTGGGCGATGACCCGCGCCACGAGGACATCGAGATCATCGAGCGCGAACCGATCCGGCAGCGGCGCTTCGGCGAATGGGCCATGGCCAGCACGCGCGTGACCCCGGCGCTGGCGGCCCTGCTGCGGCGCACGATCGAAGGCATGTGGACCTCCGACGAAACCCTGGCGCGCCTGGCCGAGGCGGTTGAGCCGCAGGCCGCCTAA
- a CDS encoding TIGR02587 family membrane protein, which produces MTTAVARFDLARERAYLRDLARAFAGALIFNIPLLMTMEMWEQGVSMPHGRLLLFIGAGLPLLYGLAYYAGFSNRRGLVNDLMDTATALAVGFITAAALLTLFGVLQAGDPPAQTVGVIALQAVPGAMGALLARRQLAGDGGGDTDEDQASYPGELFLMAAGALFFALNVAPTEEMVLIAYKATAWHAIALIIVSVTLLHLIVFHAGFAGQEEAERPLHAFLHYTLPGYAIALGVSLFALYVFGRTDGHAVEGALQAMIVLGFPASIGAAAARLLV; this is translated from the coding sequence ATGACCACCGCCGTCGCCCGTTTCGACCTGGCCCGAGAGCGGGCCTATCTGCGCGATCTGGCGCGCGCCTTCGCCGGCGCGCTGATCTTCAATATCCCGCTTCTGATGACAATGGAGATGTGGGAGCAAGGCGTGTCCATGCCGCACGGGCGGCTGCTGCTGTTCATCGGCGCGGGCCTGCCATTGCTTTACGGTCTGGCCTATTACGCGGGGTTCTCGAACCGGCGTGGGCTGGTCAACGACCTGATGGACACCGCGACCGCCCTGGCTGTGGGCTTCATCACGGCGGCGGCCCTGCTGACGCTGTTCGGGGTGCTGCAGGCCGGCGACCCGCCGGCGCAGACGGTGGGTGTGATCGCACTTCAGGCCGTGCCGGGCGCCATGGGCGCGCTGCTGGCCCGTCGACAGCTGGCCGGCGACGGAGGGGGCGACACCGACGAGGATCAGGCCAGCTATCCCGGCGAGCTGTTTCTGATGGCGGCCGGTGCCCTGTTCTTCGCTCTGAACGTGGCCCCGACCGAGGAAATGGTGCTGATCGCCTACAAGGCGACAGCCTGGCACGCGATCGCGCTGATCATTGTATCGGTCACCCTGCTGCACCTGATCGTCTTCCACGCGGGCTTTGCGGGTCAGGAGGAGGCCGAGCGCCCGCTGCACGCCTTTCTCCACTACACCCTGCCGGGCTACGCCATTGCGCTGGGCGTCAGCCTGTTCGCGCTCTATGTCTTCGGCCGCACGGACGGGCACGCCGTCGAGGGCGCGTTGCAGGCCATGATCGTGCTGGGCTTTCCCGCCTCCATCGGCGCCGCCGCCGCCCGTCTGCTGGTCTGA
- a CDS encoding D-cysteine desulfhydrase, giving the protein MHLARFPRVRLAHLPTPLEPLERLSEELGVEIWIKRDDCTGLAGGGNKTRKLEFLLGEALEQGADTLVTQGAVQSNHVRQTAAAAAAHGLACEVILEARTGSTASDYVGNGNVLLNQLFGAVMRTVPGGTDMVAELETTAQAVRARGGAPYVIPGGGSNATGALGYVDCAREIVVQADELDLTIDRIVTATGSAGTHAGLIAGLAVMGADVPVLGIGVRAPKAKQEENVLKLAQLTAAKLGRPDAVTHKMVVADCDYVGEGYGLIDQTVIDALALAARTDGIVLDPVYSGKAMKGLIALSRQGAFKGETLVFLHTGGAQGLFGYQSELQGAL; this is encoded by the coding sequence ATGCACCTCGCCCGCTTTCCCCGCGTCCGCCTGGCCCACCTGCCCACGCCGCTGGAGCCGCTGGAGCGGCTGAGCGAGGAACTGGGCGTCGAAATCTGGATCAAGCGCGACGACTGCACCGGCCTGGCGGGCGGCGGCAACAAGACCCGCAAGCTGGAGTTCCTGTTGGGCGAGGCGCTGGAACAGGGCGCGGACACGCTGGTCACCCAGGGCGCGGTCCAGTCCAACCATGTGCGTCAGACAGCCGCCGCCGCTGCGGCCCACGGCCTGGCCTGCGAAGTCATCCTTGAGGCGCGCACGGGATCGACGGCGAGCGACTATGTCGGCAACGGCAATGTCCTGCTGAACCAGTTGTTCGGCGCGGTGATGCGCACCGTGCCGGGCGGGACCGACATGGTCGCCGAGCTGGAGACGACCGCCCAGGCCGTGCGGGCGCGGGGCGGCGCTCCTTACGTCATCCCCGGCGGCGGATCGAATGCGACGGGTGCGCTGGGCTATGTCGACTGCGCCCGCGAGATCGTGGTTCAGGCCGACGAGCTGGACCTGACGATCGACCGCATCGTCACCGCCACGGGCAGCGCCGGCACCCATGCGGGTCTGATCGCCGGGCTAGCGGTCATGGGCGCTGACGTGCCCGTGCTGGGCATCGGCGTGCGCGCCCCCAAGGCCAAGCAGGAAGAGAACGTGCTCAAGCTGGCGCAGCTGACCGCCGCCAAACTGGGCCGGCCCGACGCGGTGACGCACAAGATGGTGGTCGCGGACTGCGACTATGTCGGCGAAGGCTACGGCCTGATCGATCAGACGGTGATCGACGCCCTGGCGCTGGCGGCGCGCACCGACGGGATCGTGCTGGACCCCGTCTACTCCGGCAAGGCGATGAAGGGCCTGATCGCCCTGTCGCGCCAGGGCGCCTTCAAGGGCGAGACCCTGGTCTTCCTGCACACCGGCGGGGCGCAGGGGCTGTTCGGTTATCAGAGCGAGCTGCAGGGGGCGCTGTAA
- a CDS encoding aspartate/glutamate racemase family protein yields MTKILGILGGMGPAATVAFLERLQALTPAKADEEHIRVIADINPHVPNRHTQPEAAGRTLGEMALRLRQAGAEVLAMPCNTAHAHAEAIRAAGLPFIDMIAATTEAAKASGATRIGVLATPGGEALYDRALRAAGLEPVVLGGEDRQAFMDTVFAVKAGERPREAMRRLAEILIAAGAQAVIAGCTEVPLLLAAGDITVPLVDSSEVLAAACVDACR; encoded by the coding sequence ATGACCAAGATCCTCGGCATACTCGGCGGCATGGGCCCGGCCGCGACCGTCGCCTTTCTGGAGAGGCTGCAGGCGCTGACGCCGGCGAAGGCGGACGAGGAGCACATCCGCGTCATCGCCGACATCAATCCGCACGTGCCCAACCGCCACACCCAACCCGAGGCCGCGGGGCGGACGCTTGGCGAGATGGCGCTGAGGCTGCGCCAGGCGGGCGCCGAGGTGCTGGCCATGCCGTGCAACACCGCCCACGCCCACGCCGAGGCGATCCGCGCGGCAGGCCTGCCCTTCATCGACATGATCGCGGCGACCACCGAGGCGGCGAAAGCGAGCGGCGCCACGCGCATCGGCGTGCTGGCGACGCCGGGCGGCGAGGCTCTGTACGACCGGGCGCTGCGCGCGGCGGGGCTGGAGCCCGTGGTGCTGGGCGGCGAGGACCGTCAGGCCTTCATGGATACGGTGTTCGCGGTCAAGGCCGGCGAGCGACCGCGCGAAGCTATGCGGCGGCTGGCCGAAATACTGATCGCCGCCGGCGCCCAGGCGGTCATCGCCGGCTGCACCGAAGTACCTCTGTTGCTGGCGGCCGGCGACATCACCGTTCCGCTGGTGGACTCCAGCGAGGTGCTGGCCGCCGCCTGCGTGGACGCGTGCCGCTGA
- a CDS encoding peptide chain release factor 3 — MSKRTLAEEALRRRTFAIIAHPDAGKTTLTEHILLAGGAIRAAGAVRARGENRRARSDWMKIEKERGISVTASVMTFEHTTADGAAKMFNLLDTPGHEDFSEDTYRTLTAADCAIMVLDAAKGIEPQTLKLFEVCRLRDIPIITFINKLDREAQDPMVLLDEIASRLQLDPSPIWWPAESGNRLRGMVEIGTGRFQPYARKAAGADEDPDHPPALPLADAAQYFEGSEQADLTDALELVEGGYKPFDRQAFLEGHMTPVLWGSALRHFGIEELLAAIGEWAPPPKVMPARKEAPPETRNAPEPQVLTIEPGQPEVTGFVFKVQANMDPNHRDRIAMFRMASGSFKRGMKLKVQNTGKQLSVNAPIMFFASDRELAEEAYAGDVIGIPNHGVLRVGDSLSESGLIRFAGLPNFAPEILQRVRVKDPLKAKHLKKALEGLAEEGVTQLFRPEMGSDFIVGAVGQLQFEVMADRLGEEYGLDVVFEPSPWAEARWVAGDKADLDDFAGKYRPQMAVDIDQNPVFLAKSSWETGYVGERFPKIAFTKTRERG, encoded by the coding sequence ATGTCGAAACGCACTCTCGCCGAGGAGGCCCTGCGCCGCAGGACCTTCGCCATCATCGCCCACCCCGACGCCGGCAAGACCACGCTGACCGAGCACATCCTGCTGGCCGGCGGGGCCATTCGCGCGGCCGGTGCGGTGCGGGCGCGCGGCGAGAACCGGCGGGCGCGCTCGGACTGGATGAAGATCGAGAAGGAGCGCGGCATCTCCGTCACCGCCTCGGTCATGACGTTCGAACACACCACCGCCGACGGCGCGGCCAAGATGTTCAACCTGCTGGACACGCCGGGCCACGAGGACTTCTCGGAAGACACCTATCGCACCCTGACCGCCGCCGACTGCGCCATCATGGTGCTGGACGCCGCCAAGGGCATCGAGCCGCAGACGCTGAAGCTGTTCGAGGTCTGCCGCCTGCGCGACATCCCGATCATCACCTTCATCAACAAGCTGGACCGCGAGGCCCAGGACCCGATGGTGCTTCTGGACGAGATCGCCAGCCGCCTGCAGCTCGACCCCTCGCCCATCTGGTGGCCGGCCGAGAGCGGCAACCGCCTGCGCGGCATGGTCGAGATCGGCACCGGCCGGTTCCAGCCGTACGCCCGCAAGGCCGCCGGCGCCGACGAGGACCCCGACCATCCCCCCGCCCTGCCCCTGGCGGACGCTGCGCAGTATTTCGAAGGTTCCGAACAGGCCGATCTGACCGACGCGCTCGAGCTGGTCGAGGGCGGCTACAAACCGTTCGACCGCCAGGCCTTCCTGGAAGGCCACATGACGCCGGTGCTGTGGGGCTCGGCCCTGCGCCACTTCGGCATCGAAGAGCTGCTGGCCGCGATCGGCGAGTGGGCCCCGCCGCCCAAGGTCATGCCGGCGCGCAAGGAAGCCCCGCCCGAGACCCGCAACGCGCCCGAGCCGCAGGTGCTGACCATCGAGCCAGGCCAGCCCGAAGTCACCGGCTTCGTCTTCAAGGTCCAGGCCAACATGGACCCCAACCACCGTGACCGCATCGCCATGTTCCGAATGGCGTCAGGCTCGTTCAAGCGCGGCATGAAGCTCAAGGTCCAGAACACCGGCAAGCAGCTGTCGGTGAACGCCCCCATCATGTTCTTCGCCTCCGACCGCGAGCTTGCCGAGGAGGCCTACGCCGGCGACGTCATCGGCATTCCCAACCACGGCGTGCTGCGCGTCGGCGACAGCCTGTCGGAAAGCGGGCTGATCCGCTTCGCCGGCCTGCCCAATTTCGCGCCGGAAATCCTGCAGCGCGTGCGGGTCAAGGATCCGCTGAAGGCCAAGCACCTGAAGAAGGCGCTGGAAGGCCTGGCCGAAGAAGGCGTGACCCAGCTGTTCCGCCCGGAAATGGGCTCGGACTTCATCGTCGGAGCTGTTGGCCAGCTGCAGTTCGAGGTCATGGCCGACCGCCTGGGCGAGGAATATGGGCTGGACGTCGTCTTCGAGCCCAGCCCCTGGGCCGAGGCCCGCTGGGTCGCCGGCGACAAGGCCGATCTGGACGACTTCGCCGGCAAATACCGCCCCCAGATGGCCGTCGACATCGATCAGAACCCGGTCTTCCTGGCCAAGTCGAGCTGGGAAACCGGCTACGTCGGCGAACGCTTCCCCAAGATCGCCTTCACCAAGACCCGCGAACGGGGCTGA